The following proteins come from a genomic window of Opitutales bacterium:
- a CDS encoding NUDIX hydrolase — MHRTHIIQLLEAYEPFRDEDRESCQRTLEFVKATPDCFERTTLPGHITGSCWLLDPSHQHILLTHHRKLDKWLQLGGHVDGESDVMEAALREAYEESGLQEIQPLDAAIYDIDIHNFPEKGAMPAHLHFDIRFAFEAIGSTAFSVSEESLDLRWVPIAKVSEMNADQSVVRMADKWMARPTHA, encoded by the coding sequence CTAGAAGCCTACGAGCCCTTTCGCGATGAAGACCGTGAATCCTGTCAACGCACGCTCGAATTCGTAAAGGCGACACCCGATTGTTTTGAGCGCACCACCCTTCCCGGACACATTACAGGGAGTTGCTGGTTACTGGATCCCTCTCATCAGCACATTCTTCTAACACATCACCGCAAGCTCGACAAATGGCTTCAGCTCGGCGGCCATGTTGATGGAGAGTCCGACGTGATGGAGGCGGCGCTGCGCGAAGCTTACGAGGAGAGCGGCTTGCAAGAAATTCAGCCATTGGACGCAGCGATCTATGACATCGACATCCACAATTTTCCAGAAAAAGGCGCTATGCCAGCTCACCTTCACTTCGATATTCGTTTTGCCTTTGAGGCAATCGGATCGACCGCATTTTCTGTAAGCGAGGAGTCGCTGGACCTGCGCTGGGTGCCCATAGCAAAGGTTTCAGAAATGAATGCAGATCAGTCTGTGGTGCGCATGGCTGACAAATGGATGGCACGCCCGACCCATGCATAG
- the mtaB gene encoding tRNA (N(6)-L-threonylcarbamoyladenosine(37)-C(2))-methylthiotransferase MtaB, giving the protein MHSLAEQPRAALHTLGCRLNQYETKLIRDKLELAGFRIVPFDQPADLGVINTCTVTNQADGKSRAEIRKFIRRNPKARTVVVGCYSQMGYKAISQIEGVDVIIGNQDKLNVLDYLPEEKAETPIIVRDRIDRTDFTINYVGDLPFTQRANLKVQDGCDFVCSFCIIPQARGRARARDFANVLEEARALVERGVGELVITGVNIGTYENSGKSFLDLMDALDAIPGVNRIRISSIEPTTIPEKLFDRMNDPAHAVLPYLHIPLQSGSDAVLTHMRRRYSLQEYVDFINMAESRVRDLCIGTDILVGYPTETEAHFEETCQTFLNNPFAYCHVFTFSERDGTRAGPIPQSEQVPTQERNRRSAHLRRLSAKKRHDYYSAHVGQTLPVLFENPREDTWPGYTDNYIRVVAKDSRDLKNKMAQVRLEGVSADFVEGTVVALL; this is encoded by the coding sequence ATGCATAGTCTTGCCGAACAACCTCGGGCAGCGCTCCACACGCTCGGATGCCGTCTGAACCAATACGAAACGAAGCTGATCCGAGACAAACTCGAACTGGCGGGCTTTCGCATCGTCCCCTTTGATCAACCCGCAGATTTGGGCGTTATCAATACTTGCACGGTGACGAATCAAGCGGACGGTAAATCGCGGGCAGAGATTCGTAAGTTTATCCGGCGCAACCCCAAAGCGCGCACCGTTGTGGTCGGATGCTACTCCCAAATGGGTTACAAGGCTATTTCACAGATCGAGGGAGTGGATGTCATCATCGGCAATCAGGACAAACTCAACGTGCTCGATTATCTACCCGAGGAAAAGGCTGAGACACCCATCATCGTGCGGGACCGGATCGATAGGACCGACTTCACGATAAACTATGTCGGCGATTTACCCTTCACGCAGCGCGCCAACCTAAAGGTCCAAGACGGGTGTGATTTCGTGTGCTCATTTTGCATCATACCTCAGGCCAGAGGCCGAGCCCGCGCCCGAGACTTTGCTAATGTATTGGAGGAAGCCAGAGCGCTCGTCGAACGTGGCGTGGGTGAGCTCGTCATTACGGGTGTAAATATTGGCACCTACGAAAACTCCGGCAAAAGCTTCCTCGATCTAATGGATGCCCTCGACGCAATACCGGGTGTCAATCGCATCCGTATCAGCTCCATCGAGCCCACCACGATTCCCGAAAAACTCTTTGATCGCATGAACGACCCGGCGCATGCAGTCCTTCCTTATTTACACATTCCCCTACAGTCAGGAAGTGATGCGGTACTCACACACATGCGGCGGCGCTATTCGCTCCAGGAGTATGTAGATTTTATCAACATGGCAGAGTCGCGCGTAAGAGATCTTTGCATCGGCACAGACATCCTCGTTGGCTACCCGACTGAAACAGAGGCACATTTTGAGGAGACCTGTCAGACATTTCTCAATAATCCTTTCGCCTACTGCCACGTCTTTACTTTTTCGGAACGGGATGGCACTCGAGCCGGGCCCATTCCTCAGAGCGAGCAAGTCCCCACCCAAGAGCGTAATCGAAGATCAGCACACTTGAGAAGACTCAGCGCGAAAAAGCGACACGACTACTATAGCGCTCATGTAGGCCAAACGCTGCCAGTGCTCTTTGAGAACCCGCGCGAGGACACATGGCCAGGCTATACGGATAATTATATCCGCGTTGTCGCCAAAGACAGCCGTGACCTCAAAAACAAAATGGCACAAGTCCGCCTTGAGGGCGTCTCCGCCGATTTTGTTGAAGGCACGGTGGTAGCATTACTCTGA